The following are from one region of the Etheostoma spectabile isolate EspeVRDwgs_2016 chromosome 17, UIUC_Espe_1.0, whole genome shotgun sequence genome:
- the mertka gene encoding tyrosine-protein kinase Mer: MAKKSTPGWFGVFLSTTTIAIIVVSAQHSQGRFHRFTRASEPLGTPARILRVYLSKDQLRLLHFKPTIGSIQLSEGHEAKFNCSIDIPDARLEPTIVWVKNGQDLAGNIQVVINDLQTITDGVITLLSTVSISHVQRVDAGEYRCRLNISNTMVESQPITIMVEGLPTFLYQPEDRNVTRHTPFMLSCEAVGPPDPVRIRWLRDGSPDSDFHNSPSSYSVSGVNKYTQFSCEAHNKKGVTTSREANINIKVLPGPVSNFTVMERQSNKLMLSWSPGHDGFSPITKCHIRVKEVSQRKGEVMTTRFINVTVPPFQCIVPGLQAMTWYNMSVSCSNEVGSSPVTKWIQSNTTEGVPSVYPRNVTAQLNESWLVIRWKPPPDDKINGILRGYDVIVRHGTQVNKIHSDTTVAFVNVQEFNTTYSVEVAACTQAGSGMVSPRVWLFVPEDKSVVSPSSGPDTMGPDSVYVVVLCVVCTFCLLLLILWGGICVHNRTSNSWFRRVFGGVEKLQPLVQYKPERSYNRSAIGITLGNLGVSDELQAKLQDMMVMRNLLSIGKILGEGEFGSVMEGRLRQPDGTSQKVAVKTMKLDSFSQREIEEFLNEAACMKDFNHPNVIKLLGVCLEVGAGHFPKPMVILPFMKYGDLHSFLLRSRLGDSPMFLPTQTLLKFMVDIALGMEYLSGRNFLHRDLAARNCMLRDDMTVCVADFGLSKKIYSGDYYRQGRIAKMPVKWIAVESLADRVFTVKSDVWAFGVTMWEIATRGMTPYPGIQNHEIYDYLLEGQRLKQPGDCLDELYEIMYNCWRADPLDRPFFPQLREMLEKLTEKLPESFSREDIIYINTSFPEEDHDGETLAPTEDPVFNSSPSCSHQAAENSVVTADIHGSLEDEDEEDNDRYVVVISSNPSLRSPAVHTPLLSRDALSQANVDRVTNVTAMDHSTSDTSLLL, from the exons ATGGCAAAGAAGTCAACTCCAGGCTGGTTTggagtttttctctctacaaCGACCATAGCCATTATTGTGGTCAGCG CTCAGCATTCCCAGGGCCGGTTTCACCGTTTCACCAGGGCCTCCGAGCCTCTTGGGACACCTGCccgtattttaagggtttacCTGAGCAAAGATCAGCTCAGACTGCTGCACTTCAAGCCCACTATAGGCTCCATCCAGCTGTCAGAGGGCCATGAGGCCAAATTCAACTGCTCCATCGACATCCCAGATGCCAGGTTGGAGCCCACCATTGTCTGGGTGAAGAACGGCCAGGACCTGGCGGGAAATATACAGGTGGTGATCAATGATCTCCAGACCATCACAGACGGGGTCATAACTCTCCTCTCCACTGTCAG CATTAGCCACGTGCAGCGCGTGGATGCAGGGGAGTATCGCTGCAGACTGAATATCAGCAACACAATGGTTGAGTCGCAGCCAATCACCATCATGGTGGAAG GTCTACCGACATTTCTCTATCAACCAGAGGACAGGAACGTAACAAGACACACACCTTTCATGCTGTCATGTGAGGCGGTAGGACCTCCAGACCCTGTTAGAATCCGCTGGCTCCGTGATGGATCACCGGATAGTGACTTTCATAACTCTCCCAGCAGCTACTCCGTTTCAG GTGTGAACAAGTACACTCAGTTCAGCTGCGAAGCGCACAACAAGAAAGGTGTCACCACCTCCAGAGAAGCAAATATCAACATCAAAG TACTTCCCGGCCCTGTGTCTAATTTTACTGTGATGGAGAGGCAGTCCAATAAGTTGATGTTGAGCTGGAGCCCAGGACATGATGGTTTCTCTCCAATAACTAAATGCCATATTAGG GTTAAAGAGGTGAGTCAGAGGAAAGGGGAGGTGATGACCACCAGGTTCATCAACGTCACAGTGCCGCCTTTCCAGTGCATAGTCCCCGGGCTGCAGGCTATGACATGGTACAACATGAGTGTTTCCTGCAGCAATGAGGTGGGATCCTCTCCTGTCACCAAGTGGATCCAGAGCAACACCACAGAGGGAG TGCCATCAGTTTATCCCCGAAATGTCACAGCACAGCTGAATGAGTCTTGGCTGGTTATCAGGTGGAAACCTCCACCTGATGATAAGATAAACGGCATCCTGCGTGGTTATGATGTTATTGTCAGACATGGCACACAAGTGAACAAG atcCACAGTGACACCACCGTGGCCTTTGTAAATGTGCAGGAATTCAACACAACCTACAGTGTGGAGGTGGCTGCATGCACACAGGCAGGCAGCGGCATGGTCAGCCCACGGGTCTGGCTGTTTGTGCCAGAGGACA AGTCAGTGGTGTCCCCATCGTCCGGCCCTGACACCATGGGTCCAGACTCTGTCTATGTTGTTGTGCTGTGCGTGGTGTGTACCTTCTGTCTTCTGCTGCTTATCCTCTGGGGGGGTATCTGTGTACACAACAGGACTTCTAACTCTTGGTTTAG GCGGGTGTTTGGAGGAGTAGAAAAGCTGCAGCCTCTAGTGCAGTACAAACCCGAGAGATCCTACAACCGATCAGCCATAGGAATCACAC TTGGAAACCTTGGTGTTAGTGATGAACTCCAGGCCAAACTTCAGGACATGATGGTCATGAGGAACTTGCTCTCTATAGGAAAGATTCTTGGAGAGG GTGAATTTGGCTCTGTGATGGAGGGACGTTTACGACAACCAGACGGAACATCACAAAAAGTTGCTGTAAAGACAATGAAAT TGGATAGCTTCTCTCAAAGGGAGATTGAAGAGTTTCTAAATGAGGCAGCCTGCATGAAAGATTTCAACCACCCTAATGTCATCAAACTGCTCG GTGTGTGCTTGGAAGTAGGCGCAGGACATTTTCCCAAGCCCATGGTCATCCTGCCATTTATGAAATATGGAGATCTTCATAGCTTCCTGCTGCGCTCGCGCCTGGGAGACAGTCCGATG TTCTTACCCACTCAGACACTCCTGAAGTTCATGGTTGACATTGCTTTGGGTATGGAGTATCTCAGTGGTCGTAACTTTCTGCATCGTGACTTGGCGGCTCGCAATTGCAT GCTGCGTGATGACATGACAGTGTGTGTAGCAGACTTCGGGTTATCTAAGAAGATCTACAGCGGAGATTATTACAGGCAGGGCAGAATAGCCAAAATGCCTGTAAAATGGATTGCTGTAGAGAGTTTGGCAGATCgagtttttactgtaaaaagtgaTGTG TGGGCATTTGGCGTCACCATGTGGGAGATCGCTACACGAGGCATGACACCATACCCCGGGATCCAGAACCATGAAATTTATGACTACCTTCTTGAAGGACAGAGACTGAAGCAGCCTGGAGATTGTTTGGATGAGCT GTATGAGATCATGTACAACTGCTGGAGGGCCGATCCACTGGACAGACCTTTCTTTCCCCAACTGAGAGAAATGTTGGAGAAGCTCACAGAAAAGCTCCCAGAGTCTTTCAGCAGGGAAGATATCATCTATATTAACACCAGCTTTCCTGAAGAGGACCATGATGGAGAAACACTGGCACCTACAGAAGATCCTGTGTTCAACTCGTCACCTTCCTGCAGTCATCAGGCAGCAGAAAATTCAGTAGTTACTGCAGACATTCACGGGAGCctggaggatgaggatgaggaggacaatGATCGTTATGTGGTAGTGATCTCCTCTAATCCTTCCCTGAGATCTCCTGCAGTGCACACTCCTCTTTTATCAAGAGATGCTTTAAGTCAAGCTAATGTAGACAGGGTTACTAATGTGACGGCTATGGATCACAGCACAAGTGACACTTCTTTACTTCTGTAA
- the sft2d1 gene encoding vesicle transport protein SFT2A translates to MDKLRRVLSGQEENEELGLTAQVFDASTLSYSTRVKWFVICFAGGILCSILGTALLFVPNGIKLFAVFYTLGNVAALSSTCFLMGPIKQLKRMFEKTRLIATLVMLLCFALTLCAVFWWHKKGLAIIFCILQFLAMTWYSISYIPFARDAVMKCFTTCLS, encoded by the exons ATGGACAAGCTTCGTCGTGTGTTAAGCGGCCAAGAGGAAAATGAAGAGTTGGGTCTTACTGCACAG GTATTTGATGCCAGCACTCTCAGCTACAGCACCAGGGTGAAATGGTTTGTCATCTGCTTTGCCGGAGGCATCCTGTGTTCAATACTT GGTACAGCTCTGCTGTTCGTTCCAAATGGAATCAAGCTTTTTGCCGTCTTCTACACGCTAGGAAATGTCGCAGCTCTTTCCAG CACCTGCTTCCTAATGGGACCCATAAAACAGCTGAAGCgcatgtttgaaaaaacaagACTGATAGCCACCCTTGTTATGCTG CTCTGCTTTGCCTTAACTCTTTGTGCAGTGTTTTGG TGGCATAAAAAAGGGCTGGCTATCATCTTCTGTATTCTGCAGTTTTTGGCAATGACGTG GTATAGCATCTCTTACATTCCATTTGCCAG GGATGCTGTGATGAAATGCTTCACAACCTGTCTGAGTTAG
- the prr18 gene encoding proline-rich protein 18 translates to MPFPPISLHQRISSPGRELFGKKKANGVPPHNELTSKSGGEKGGSEKEKQSSSWTSANLRNLGRKAQPEKSRGSAQKAGAGQETQGKSSWLSVPKPQDLSEGVRRSSSMDSARHLHGKEEGKKEIQFTLSLTPEAILVIQKRNLEKQMMAKQQKCCASADFRHRRVFPSKKAHGASKGCAPTAKVESAEQDITAIVKISLLNDQYKYDDVEYEEEDGDVDETVVRKCKEWLKGVENAAALGKVDKLSALPHLKGC, encoded by the coding sequence ATGCCTTTTCCGCCCATCAGCCTCCATCAGCGGATCTCCTCTCCTGGCAGGGAACTATTCGGGAAAAAGAAAGCCAACGGAGTGCCTCCTCACAATGAGCTGACCAGCAAATCCGGCGGAGAGAAAGGGGGGTCCGAGAAGGAGAAGCAGTCATCTTCTTGGACATCGGCGAATTTAAGGAATTTGGGGCGAAAAGCCCAGCCAGAGAAAAGTAGAGGCTCAGCTCAGAAGGCGGGTGCCGGTCAGGAGACCCAGGGAAAGAGCTCCTGGCTGTCGGTACCCAAACCTCAGGACTTGTCGGAAGGAGTCAGGCGCTCCAGCTCCATGGACTCCGCCAGACACCTCCACGGCAAAGAGGAAGGGAAGAAGGAGATTCAGTTTACCCTCAGTCTCACCCCTGAAGCCATTCTTGTCATCCAAAAACGCAATCTAGAAAAGCAGATGATGGCAAAGCAGCAGAAGTGTTGCGCTTCCGCGGACTTTCGACACAGGCGAGTTTTTCCATCCAAAAAGGCGCACGGAGCGTCCAAGGGCTGCGCTCCCACCGCCAAAGTGGAAAGCGCCGAGCAGGACATTACAGCCATCGTTAAAATCTCTCTTTTGAATGACCAGTATAAGTACGACGATGTGGAGTATGAAGAAGAGGACGGAGATGTGGACGAGACGGTTGTGAGGAAATGTAAAGAGTGGCTCAAAGGGGTCGAAAATGCCGCTGCTTTGGGAAAAGTCGACAAACTTTCAGCACTCCCGCACCTTAAAGGCTGCTGA